Proteins from a single region of Larus michahellis chromosome 13, bLarMic1.1, whole genome shotgun sequence:
- the SPPL3 gene encoding signal peptide peptidase-like 3 isoform X4, with amino-acid sequence MAEQTYSWAYSLVDSSQVSTFLISILLIVYGSFRSLNMDFENQDKEKDNSSAAGSFNGNSTNNSIQTIDSTQALFLPIGASVSLLVMFFFFDSVQVVFTICTAVLATIAFAFLLLPMCQYLTRPCSPQNKISFGCCGRFTAAELLSFSLSVMLVLIWVLTGHWLLMDALAMGLCVAMIAFVRLPSLKVSCLLLSGLLIYDVFWVFFSAYIFNSNVMVKVATQPADNPLDVLSRKLHLGPNVGRDVPRLSLPGKLVFPSSTGSHFSMLGIGDIVMPGLLLCFVLRYDNYKKQANSDSCGAPGPGNISGRMQKVSYFHCTLIGYFVGLLTATVASRIHRAAQPALLYLVPFTLLPLLTMAYLKGDLRRMWSEPFHSKSSSSRFLEV; translated from the exons GGCATATTCCCTTGTGGATTCCAGTCAAGTGTCTACTTTCCTGATTTCTATTCTCCTCATAGTCTACGGCAGCTTCAG GTCTCTTAACATGGACTTTGAGAATcaagacaaagagaaagacaATAGCAGCGCGGCTGGGTCTTTTAATGGCAACAGCACCAATAACA gtaTTCAAACCATCGATTCTACCCAGGCGTTGTTCCTGCCGATCGGAGCCTCTGTCTCTCTCCTAGTTATGTTCTTCTTCTTTGATTCAGTTCAAGTTGTCTTTACAATATGCACAGCAG tcCTTGCAACaatagcttttgctttccttctgctcccGATGTGCCAGTACTTAACACGGCCTTGTTCACCTCAAAACAA GATTTCCTTTGGCTGCTGCGGGCGTTTCACTGCTGCTGAGTTGCTCtcgttttctctctctgtgatgCTTGTCCTTATCTGGGTCCTCACCGGCCACTGGCTCCTTATGGATG CTCTGGCTATGGGCCTGTGCGTTGCAATGATAGCCTTTGTTCGGCTGCCGAGCCTGAAGGTTTCCTGCTTGCTACTCTCTGGGTTACTAATTTATGATGTCTTTTGG GTCTTTTTTTCTGCCTACATCTTTAACAGCAACGTTATGGTCAAAGTGGCCACGCAACCAGCCGATAATCCCCTTGACGTTTTATCCCGGAAACTTCACCTGGGACCAAATGTGGGCAGAGACGTTCCCCGTCTGTCGCTGCCTGGTAAACTTGTATTTCCAAG TTCCACAGGCAGCCACTTCTCTATGCTGGGGATCGGAGATATTGTGATGCCAGGGCTTCTGCTCTGCTTCGTCCTGCGTTACGATAACTACAAAAAGCAAGCCAACAGCGATTCCTGTGGTGCCCCAGGACCAGGGAACATCTCGGGACGTATGCAGAAGGTCTCTTACTTTCACTGCACACTTATCGGATATTTTGTAG GTCTACTAACTGCAACAGTAGCTTCTCGTATTCACcgggcagcccagcctgccctaCTCTATTTGGTACCATTCACTTTATTGCCGCTCCTCACCATGGCCTATTTAAAG GGCGATCTACGGCGCATGTGGTCTGAGCCTTTCCACTCCAAGTCCAGCAGCTCCCGTTTCCTGGAAGTATGA
- the SPPL3 gene encoding signal peptide peptidase-like 3 isoform X1: MAEQTYSWAYSLVDSSQVSTFLISILLIVYGSFRSLNMDFENQDKEKDNSSAAGSFNGNSTNNSKGIQTIDSTQALFLPIGASVSLLVMFFFFDSVQVVFTICTAVLATIAFAFLLLPMCQYLTRPCSPQNKISFGCCGRFTAAELLSFSLSVMLVLIWVLTGHWLLMDALAMGLCVAMIAFVRLPSLKVSCLLLSGLLIYDVFWVFFSAYIFNSNVMVKVATQPADNPLDVLSRKLHLGPNVGRDVPRLSLPGKLVFPSSTGSHFSMLGIGDIVMPGLLLCFVLRYDNYKKQANSDSCGAPGPGNISGRMQKVSYFHCTLIGYFVGLLTATVASRIHRAAQPALLYLVPFTLLPLLTMAYLKVRQDYLCAAGSSGVSWNRVTVLALGTASPEDGACPLPSRAALAQN; encoded by the exons GGCATATTCCCTTGTGGATTCCAGTCAAGTGTCTACTTTCCTGATTTCTATTCTCCTCATAGTCTACGGCAGCTTCAG GTCTCTTAACATGGACTTTGAGAATcaagacaaagagaaagacaATAGCAGCGCGGCTGGGTCTTTTAATGGCAACAGCACCAATAACAGTAAGG gtaTTCAAACCATCGATTCTACCCAGGCGTTGTTCCTGCCGATCGGAGCCTCTGTCTCTCTCCTAGTTATGTTCTTCTTCTTTGATTCAGTTCAAGTTGTCTTTACAATATGCACAGCAG tcCTTGCAACaatagcttttgctttccttctgctcccGATGTGCCAGTACTTAACACGGCCTTGTTCACCTCAAAACAA GATTTCCTTTGGCTGCTGCGGGCGTTTCACTGCTGCTGAGTTGCTCtcgttttctctctctgtgatgCTTGTCCTTATCTGGGTCCTCACCGGCCACTGGCTCCTTATGGATG CTCTGGCTATGGGCCTGTGCGTTGCAATGATAGCCTTTGTTCGGCTGCCGAGCCTGAAGGTTTCCTGCTTGCTACTCTCTGGGTTACTAATTTATGATGTCTTTTGG GTCTTTTTTTCTGCCTACATCTTTAACAGCAACGTTATGGTCAAAGTGGCCACGCAACCAGCCGATAATCCCCTTGACGTTTTATCCCGGAAACTTCACCTGGGACCAAATGTGGGCAGAGACGTTCCCCGTCTGTCGCTGCCTGGTAAACTTGTATTTCCAAG TTCCACAGGCAGCCACTTCTCTATGCTGGGGATCGGAGATATTGTGATGCCAGGGCTTCTGCTCTGCTTCGTCCTGCGTTACGATAACTACAAAAAGCAAGCCAACAGCGATTCCTGTGGTGCCCCAGGACCAGGGAACATCTCGGGACGTATGCAGAAGGTCTCTTACTTTCACTGCACACTTATCGGATATTTTGTAG GTCTACTAACTGCAACAGTAGCTTCTCGTATTCACcgggcagcccagcctgccctaCTCTATTTGGTACCATTCACTTTATTGCCGCTCCTCACCATGGCCTATTTAAAGGTAAGACAGGATTATTTATGCGCAGCAGGAAGCTCGGGGGTCAGCTGGAATCGGGTCACTGTTCTTGCACTGGGCACTGCTTCTCCTGAGGATGGAGCGTGTCCTCTCCCCTCCCGAGCAGCCCTGGCCCAGAACTAG
- the SPPL3 gene encoding signal peptide peptidase-like 3 isoform X2, with the protein MAEQTYSWAYSLVDSSQVSTFLISILLIVYGSFRSLNMDFENQDKEKDNSSAAGSFNGNSTNNSIQTIDSTQALFLPIGASVSLLVMFFFFDSVQVVFTICTAVLATIAFAFLLLPMCQYLTRPCSPQNKISFGCCGRFTAAELLSFSLSVMLVLIWVLTGHWLLMDALAMGLCVAMIAFVRLPSLKVSCLLLSGLLIYDVFWVFFSAYIFNSNVMVKVATQPADNPLDVLSRKLHLGPNVGRDVPRLSLPGKLVFPSSTGSHFSMLGIGDIVMPGLLLCFVLRYDNYKKQANSDSCGAPGPGNISGRMQKVSYFHCTLIGYFVGLLTATVASRIHRAAQPALLYLVPFTLLPLLTMAYLKVRQDYLCAAGSSGVSWNRVTVLALGTASPEDGACPLPSRAALAQN; encoded by the exons GGCATATTCCCTTGTGGATTCCAGTCAAGTGTCTACTTTCCTGATTTCTATTCTCCTCATAGTCTACGGCAGCTTCAG GTCTCTTAACATGGACTTTGAGAATcaagacaaagagaaagacaATAGCAGCGCGGCTGGGTCTTTTAATGGCAACAGCACCAATAACA gtaTTCAAACCATCGATTCTACCCAGGCGTTGTTCCTGCCGATCGGAGCCTCTGTCTCTCTCCTAGTTATGTTCTTCTTCTTTGATTCAGTTCAAGTTGTCTTTACAATATGCACAGCAG tcCTTGCAACaatagcttttgctttccttctgctcccGATGTGCCAGTACTTAACACGGCCTTGTTCACCTCAAAACAA GATTTCCTTTGGCTGCTGCGGGCGTTTCACTGCTGCTGAGTTGCTCtcgttttctctctctgtgatgCTTGTCCTTATCTGGGTCCTCACCGGCCACTGGCTCCTTATGGATG CTCTGGCTATGGGCCTGTGCGTTGCAATGATAGCCTTTGTTCGGCTGCCGAGCCTGAAGGTTTCCTGCTTGCTACTCTCTGGGTTACTAATTTATGATGTCTTTTGG GTCTTTTTTTCTGCCTACATCTTTAACAGCAACGTTATGGTCAAAGTGGCCACGCAACCAGCCGATAATCCCCTTGACGTTTTATCCCGGAAACTTCACCTGGGACCAAATGTGGGCAGAGACGTTCCCCGTCTGTCGCTGCCTGGTAAACTTGTATTTCCAAG TTCCACAGGCAGCCACTTCTCTATGCTGGGGATCGGAGATATTGTGATGCCAGGGCTTCTGCTCTGCTTCGTCCTGCGTTACGATAACTACAAAAAGCAAGCCAACAGCGATTCCTGTGGTGCCCCAGGACCAGGGAACATCTCGGGACGTATGCAGAAGGTCTCTTACTTTCACTGCACACTTATCGGATATTTTGTAG GTCTACTAACTGCAACAGTAGCTTCTCGTATTCACcgggcagcccagcctgccctaCTCTATTTGGTACCATTCACTTTATTGCCGCTCCTCACCATGGCCTATTTAAAGGTAAGACAGGATTATTTATGCGCAGCAGGAAGCTCGGGGGTCAGCTGGAATCGGGTCACTGTTCTTGCACTGGGCACTGCTTCTCCTGAGGATGGAGCGTGTCCTCTCCCCTCCCGAGCAGCCCTGGCCCAGAACTAG
- the SPPL3 gene encoding signal peptide peptidase-like 3 isoform X3, translated as MAEQTYSWAYSLVDSSQVSTFLISILLIVYGSFRSLNMDFENQDKEKDNSSAAGSFNGNSTNNSKGIQTIDSTQALFLPIGASVSLLVMFFFFDSVQVVFTICTAVLATIAFAFLLLPMCQYLTRPCSPQNKISFGCCGRFTAAELLSFSLSVMLVLIWVLTGHWLLMDALAMGLCVAMIAFVRLPSLKVSCLLLSGLLIYDVFWVFFSAYIFNSNVMVKVATQPADNPLDVLSRKLHLGPNVGRDVPRLSLPGKLVFPSSTGSHFSMLGIGDIVMPGLLLCFVLRYDNYKKQANSDSCGAPGPGNISGRMQKVSYFHCTLIGYFVGLLTATVASRIHRAAQPALLYLVPFTLLPLLTMAYLKGDLRRMWSEPFHSKSSSSRFLEV; from the exons GGCATATTCCCTTGTGGATTCCAGTCAAGTGTCTACTTTCCTGATTTCTATTCTCCTCATAGTCTACGGCAGCTTCAG GTCTCTTAACATGGACTTTGAGAATcaagacaaagagaaagacaATAGCAGCGCGGCTGGGTCTTTTAATGGCAACAGCACCAATAACAGTAAGG gtaTTCAAACCATCGATTCTACCCAGGCGTTGTTCCTGCCGATCGGAGCCTCTGTCTCTCTCCTAGTTATGTTCTTCTTCTTTGATTCAGTTCAAGTTGTCTTTACAATATGCACAGCAG tcCTTGCAACaatagcttttgctttccttctgctcccGATGTGCCAGTACTTAACACGGCCTTGTTCACCTCAAAACAA GATTTCCTTTGGCTGCTGCGGGCGTTTCACTGCTGCTGAGTTGCTCtcgttttctctctctgtgatgCTTGTCCTTATCTGGGTCCTCACCGGCCACTGGCTCCTTATGGATG CTCTGGCTATGGGCCTGTGCGTTGCAATGATAGCCTTTGTTCGGCTGCCGAGCCTGAAGGTTTCCTGCTTGCTACTCTCTGGGTTACTAATTTATGATGTCTTTTGG GTCTTTTTTTCTGCCTACATCTTTAACAGCAACGTTATGGTCAAAGTGGCCACGCAACCAGCCGATAATCCCCTTGACGTTTTATCCCGGAAACTTCACCTGGGACCAAATGTGGGCAGAGACGTTCCCCGTCTGTCGCTGCCTGGTAAACTTGTATTTCCAAG TTCCACAGGCAGCCACTTCTCTATGCTGGGGATCGGAGATATTGTGATGCCAGGGCTTCTGCTCTGCTTCGTCCTGCGTTACGATAACTACAAAAAGCAAGCCAACAGCGATTCCTGTGGTGCCCCAGGACCAGGGAACATCTCGGGACGTATGCAGAAGGTCTCTTACTTTCACTGCACACTTATCGGATATTTTGTAG GTCTACTAACTGCAACAGTAGCTTCTCGTATTCACcgggcagcccagcctgccctaCTCTATTTGGTACCATTCACTTTATTGCCGCTCCTCACCATGGCCTATTTAAAG GGCGATCTACGGCGCATGTGGTCTGAGCCTTTCCACTCCAAGTCCAGCAGCTCCCGTTTCCTGGAAGTATGA